ATTGAACAAGAAAATCCTGTTATTGCCAATGCCCGTATCCCAACCGTTAAGGCCGAACCAGAGCCAAGCGCAGCACCTACAGCACCTGTGGCTGATGCCGCTGCTGGAGATAAGGAAGCAAAAGATAAAGAAGCAAAGAGCTAATCTCTCTTATTCTGATGTCTTGAAGAACCCGCCCTGTGCGGGTTTTTTATTGGTCAATCCGACTCGTTTATAGTTTGATGATTGCTATAAATAATGATCTGCATTCTCATATGATTCGCTTAATCGTTGGTCTTGGTAACCCTGGTGCAAAGCACGAATCGGATCGTCATAATGCCGGATTTTGGTTTATTGATCGCTTAGCGAGTCAACACAAACAGCTCCTTCAGCCTGAAAAACGCTTTCTTGGCAAAGCAGCAAAGATTCGGGTGGAAGGGCAGGATATTCACTTATTAACACCCGATACCTATATGAACTTAAGCGGGGAATCGGTTGGGCCGCTGTGTCGCTTTCATAAAATTACACCCCAAGAGGTCTTGGTTGTTCATGACGAGCTCGATCTAAAACCAGGTATGGCTCGGCTCAAACAGGGTGGTGGCAATGGTGGTCATAATGGTCTCAAAGATATTCAGTCCCATTTATCAAGCCCACAATTTTGGCGCCTACGCTTTGGGATCGGCCATCCCCGTGATCTTCCTGGCGATAAAGCAAAGATGGATGTGGCTGATTATGTATTAAAGAAGCCTAGCAGCGAGGAACAAAGTAAGATTGATCAAGCAATCGATAAAGCCTTAAGAACACTTCCTTTATTTATAAAAGGTGATGTTCAAAATGCGATGCAGGCTATCCACGGGCCCGACTAATTAAACCGCGGCCTTTTTAATCTTGGTCAGCGTGTGATATTTACTCATTAGCTGTTCTTGAGTTTCTGAATAATTTGGATTTAATGGAATGCAGTCTACTGGGCAGACCTGACGACATTGGGGTACATCGAAATGCCCAACACACTCGGTGCATTTATTTGGATCAATCTCATAGATTTCAAGACCCATGTAAATGGCATCATTGGGGCACTCTGGCTCACAGACATCGCAATTAATGCACTCATCTGTAATCATTAAAGACATGGTTTAAACCTTTAGTGTACGAACTAAACCAGAATAGCTTATTTTGTCTTGGTTTGTGCGTTCTTTTGATGTAACCATTTTTCTACTGAGGGAAACACAAATTTACTGACGTCACCGCCCATTAATGCAATCTCACGCACAAATGTTCCTGAAATAAATTGGTACTGATCCGATGGCGTTAAGAACAAGGTTTCTACATCGGGTAACAAGTATCGGTTCATTCCTGCCATCTGAAACTCATACTCAAAATCAGAAACTGCACGTAAGCCCCGCACAATCACGCGCGCATTGTGCTCTCTTGCAAAATCTTTCAGCAGTCCGCAGAACCCAGCAATTTCTACATTGGGATAGTGCCCCAATACCTCTTTTGCAATTTCAATACGCTCTTCTAAGGTAAAAATCGGCTTTTTACTTCGACTATCAGCAACACCGACAATAAGCTTCGTAAAAATACTAGAAGCGCGACGTACGAGATCTTCGTGTCCACGAGTAAACGGGTCAAAAGTTCCTGGGTAAACGGCAATGGTCATAAGACACCCTTAATAATCTGAATACATAAGAGTTTAGCCCGAAGTGCGCCTAAATAATGCTGCTTTTGTTTGTGTTGTCTGCATTTGTCTTGAACAGGTCCAATTAGGTATTAATAACTCTAACTCTAAAAGATCTTGAGTAATCGGACATTCAATATAAATTCCGCCCCCAGAGTAGTCATCGCAAATACGTGCAGCTTCCACGACTGCCTGCTTTAAGAGCGCAGGCTGGTTAAAGGGTGGGTCAAGAAAAATCAAATGATAGGCTGCGGTGTTCGCTTGGCCCATATGGATAATCCCATCTCCCTGCATGACCTTTAAATTTCCTTGAATTGGGGAAGATAACAAAAGTTGATATTGGGATTGCAGCTGCGCAACGATCTTTTTATCTTTTTCGATTAGAACGACTTCTTTTGCATCGCGTGACGCTGACTCAAAACCAAGAGCACCTGATCCAGCAAAAGCATCAAGAACTTTAAGGCCACTTAGGTCTTGACCTAACCAGTTAAAAAGAGTTTCTCGAACACGATCAGAGCTAGGGCGCAAACCCTCTTGAGATAGGACTGAAATTTGTCGACTACGCCAGACCCCACCAATAATACGAATCCGATTGGGATGGCCCGACAATTACTGCGCCCCTCCAACCAGAATGCTAATCATGCGCCCCATATCTAAATTGCGCTGAAACGCTGCACGTACATCCTCTTTTTTTACTGCAGCCACTTGCTGAGTCCAAACATCCAAAGTATTAAGTGGCAATTGATTCCAAGTAATGGCAGACAAGTTATCCAATAATTTACGATTACTATCTAAACGTAGTGGAAATCCATTCATTAAATTTGACTTGGCCGCTGCCAACTCTGAATCACTAGGCCCCTCTTTAATAAAGCGAGCGATTGTTTCTTGTAAAACTACTAGGGCTTGATTGGCTTGATCGTTGCGCGTCTGCAAGCCCGCCTCAAAACTACCAGTTTCACGACCAGGCTGAAAATAGCTAAACACACTATAGGCATAACCTCGCTTATCACGAACCTCTCCAACCAATCTAGAGACAAAACCACCACCCCCTAATACATAATTACCAACCAGGAGTGGAAAATAGTCAGGATTACTCCGCGTAATAGAACTCATTCCTAATGCAATATGAGTTTGCTGCGTCTGAAACGGAATACGAATTAGTCGATCGGCCTCAGGTGCAAGCGGTGAAGGAATAAAAGGGGGTAATGCCGGGATTGCTGGGCCCTGCTGTGGGAGCTGAGCGATTAATTTCTCAGCCACTTGTTTAGCTGTTTTTACATCTAAATCACCCACCATATTGATAATCATGCGATCTTGTCGATAGAAATTTCGATGGAATCTTTTTAGATCATCTGCGTCAATGGAAGCAATCGATAGCAAGCTGGGTGACTCCGCTAAGGGATAATCCCGGAATAACTCCTTACGAAAGCGCTTTTGCATTACTACTTCAGGCTTTGTATCCCCTTCTGCAATTGCCGAGGAAATCCGTTGTTTCTCCCGAGCAACAATCTGTACATCAAAAATTGGTTTTGAGATAGCAGCACTTAATAAATCAAGAACAGAATTAAATACATCTGGCTTACTCAAAGACCTAGCTCGCACAATAGTACGCTCGCCACTTGCGGATGCGCTAATGCTTGCTCCTAGATCAGCAATAGCATCAGCTTGCATTGCCTCATTTAAAAGGCTGCCGTTCCATTCAATTCCTCGGGTTAATAGAGCTGCGGTTAAGCCCGCTAGGCCACTTTTTCCCTTTGGGTCGTAACGACTACCAGCATCGACACTAATCTCAATATCAATCATTGGAATTGTGGTGGCCTGAACTAAATAAGCTTTACTGCCATTACTTAATGCGATCTCTTGAATGGGTAAGACGGCATATGCCTTACCCCATATACCGCACCCCAGTGCGATAAAAATAAGGAGGTAACGCTTAATATAAATCTGAACGATATGCATCATATTTTCTCAATGCCGCAAATTGCTAGGAAGGGAGGGAATAGGTTTCGGATTTGCCGATACGGTTCTTGCTTGTGGTTCTAGGGTGACAATCGTTAGACCGTCACCAATGAAATATCGCTTAACCGCTGCCTTGATTTGCTCTGACTGGATTTGCTGAATGCGCTCAATGATTCGATCCAAATCTTTCCATGAGCCATGGGCAATCTCAGCACTACCAATTTCCATTGCTTGAGCAAAAATAGAGTCACGCTTATAGATTTGAGAGGCTAAAAGTTGAGCCTTAATCCTTTTTAGCTCTGCCTCTGTGATCCCATTCATGGCAATCTCTTGTATAGTTTGTAAGATACCTTTTTCCAGATCAGAAACTGACTGTCCTTTAGCCACAGTTGCACTAATCATAAAAAGCTCTGGTCCGCGGCTAATGAGGTCGTAGCTCGCACCCGCATTATTTGCCAGACGCTTACTACGAACTAACTCGCGATTGAGTCGGGAGTTATCATGGCCACTGAGCGCTGCAGACAAGACCTCAAGCGCATAGGGATCAGCATCATCCATTTTCTTTGGGTCTAATTTAGGAACTTTCCACCCCATCATTATTTGTTGGCTATCGGCCAGCGCTTTGAGATTAGCGCGTTTTTCTCCTTTTTGTTCGGGCTCTACTTGCGGCTTACGTTCTGGTAATTGCTTTGCAGAAATCGGTCCATAGTATTTTTCTACAAGCGCTCTCACCTCTAAGGATTTCACATCGCCCACGACCACAACAATTGCATTGTTAGGGGCATACCAATCCCGATACCACTGCCTCGCATCATTGGGCTTCATGTTTTGTAAATCGTTCATCCAGCCAATAATGGGATGGCGATAAGGAGAGCTTGTAAAGGCGGTGGCCATCATCAATTCCCGCATCAAGCCATTTGGGCTGTCATCGGTACGTAGACGTCTCTCCTCCATCACAACCTGAATTTCCTTTAAGAACTCTTCATCTGAAAACTTCAGATTTGCCATACGATCAGCCTCTAGTCGCATGACATCGGCAAGTTTTGATTTTTCAATCTGTTGAAAATATCCCGTGAAATCACGGGCAGTGAATGCGTTCTCACGCCCCCCGACTGCTGCGACCATTCTGGAAAAATCTCCCGATTTAACCTTTTCTGTTCCCTTAAACATCATGTGTTCAAGCACGTGCGCGACGCCGGTCTTGCCATTAAGCTCGTCCATCGATCCTGCGCGATACCAAACCATATGAGCCACTGTGGGTGCACGACGATCCTCTTTCACTACTAAACGTAAGCCGTTTTTAAATTGATACTCGTGTGTATCTATCTTATTGGCCCACGCCCCTAGCGGTAAGCATGCACTGACGCATAAGCCCAACAGGATCAGAATCCTCAGGGTGGATAAGCAAACGAATCTAGGTGTGTTTAGAGTGACTATCATCTCATTGTTGACGTGGTCTTGAACTTGTTAAGATCTACCTAAAGGATTGTATCGATAATGTTTGGTTTACGTAAAACGCTTGGTTCCCTATTTGGTCTTCATCCAATTGATGAGTCCTGGTTTGAGCAATTAGAAGAAACCCTTCTAAAGGCAGATGTTGGGATTGCGACCACCAACGTACTTATTGCTAGCCTTCGTAAACTAGCTAAATCCCATTCGATCCAAAATGCTGAGGATTTAAAAGGGTTATTGGTTCAGGAAATTAGCCGTCTTTTAGCTCCTCTTGAAAATCCTCAAAACCCTCTTTTATTAAGCCAGTCAAACCAC
This genomic interval from Polynucleobacter sp. UK-FUSCHL-C3 contains the following:
- the pth gene encoding aminoacyl-tRNA hydrolase; amino-acid sequence: MIRLIVGLGNPGAKHESDRHNAGFWFIDRLASQHKQLLQPEKRFLGKAAKIRVEGQDIHLLTPDTYMNLSGESVGPLCRFHKITPQEVLVVHDELDLKPGMARLKQGGGNGGHNGLKDIQSHLSSPQFWRLRFGIGHPRDLPGDKAKMDVADYVLKKPSSEEQSKIDQAIDKALRTLPLFIKGDVQNAMQAIHGPD
- a CDS encoding YfhL family 4Fe-4S dicluster ferredoxin — protein: MSLMITDECINCDVCEPECPNDAIYMGLEIYEIDPNKCTECVGHFDVPQCRQVCPVDCIPLNPNYSETQEQLMSKYHTLTKIKKAAV
- the coaD gene encoding pantetheine-phosphate adenylyltransferase, encoding MTIAVYPGTFDPFTRGHEDLVRRASSIFTKLIVGVADSRSKKPIFTLEERIEIAKEVLGHYPNVEIAGFCGLLKDFAREHNARVIVRGLRAVSDFEYEFQMAGMNRYLLPDVETLFLTPSDQYQFISGTFVREIALMGGDVSKFVFPSVEKWLHQKNAQTKTK
- the rsmD gene encoding 16S rRNA (guanine(966)-N(2))-methyltransferase RsmD; amino-acid sequence: MSGHPNRIRIIGGVWRSRQISVLSQEGLRPSSDRVRETLFNWLGQDLSGLKVLDAFAGSGALGFESASRDAKEVVLIEKDKKIVAQLQSQYQLLLSSPIQGNLKVMQGDGIIHMGQANTAAYHLIFLDPPFNQPALLKQAVVEAARICDDYSGGGIYIECPITQDLLELELLIPNWTCSRQMQTTQTKAALFRRTSG
- a CDS encoding pitrilysin family protein, with product MMHIVQIYIKRYLLIFIALGCGIWGKAYAVLPIQEIALSNGSKAYLVQATTIPMIDIEISVDAGSRYDPKGKSGLAGLTAALLTRGIEWNGSLLNEAMQADAIADLGASISASASGERTIVRARSLSKPDVFNSVLDLLSAAISKPIFDVQIVAREKQRISSAIAEGDTKPEVVMQKRFRKELFRDYPLAESPSLLSIASIDADDLKRFHRNFYRQDRMIINMVGDLDVKTAKQVAEKLIAQLPQQGPAIPALPPFIPSPLAPEADRLIRIPFQTQQTHIALGMSSITRSNPDYFPLLVGNYVLGGGGFVSRLVGEVRDKRGYAYSVFSYFQPGRETGSFEAGLQTRNDQANQALVVLQETIARFIKEGPSDSELAAAKSNLMNGFPLRLDSNRKLLDNLSAITWNQLPLNTLDVWTQQVAAVKKEDVRAAFQRNLDMGRMISILVGGAQ
- a CDS encoding pitrilysin family protein, coding for MGLCVSACLPLGAWANKIDTHEYQFKNGLRLVVKEDRRAPTVAHMVWYRAGSMDELNGKTGVAHVLEHMMFKGTEKVKSGDFSRMVAAVGGRENAFTARDFTGYFQQIEKSKLADVMRLEADRMANLKFSDEEFLKEIQVVMEERRLRTDDSPNGLMRELMMATAFTSSPYRHPIIGWMNDLQNMKPNDARQWYRDWYAPNNAIVVVVGDVKSLEVRALVEKYYGPISAKQLPERKPQVEPEQKGEKRANLKALADSQQIMMGWKVPKLDPKKMDDADPYALEVLSAALSGHDNSRLNRELVRSKRLANNAGASYDLISRGPELFMISATVAKGQSVSDLEKGILQTIQEIAMNGITEAELKRIKAQLLASQIYKRDSIFAQAMEIGSAEIAHGSWKDLDRIIERIQQIQSEQIKAAVKRYFIGDGLTIVTLEPQARTVSANPKPIPSLPSNLRH